A genomic window from Carassius auratus strain Wakin chromosome 19, ASM336829v1, whole genome shotgun sequence includes:
- the LOC113119169 gene encoding serine/arginine-rich splicing factor 6-like, giving the protein MSRVYVGKLSYRAREKDVERFFKGYGKILEVDLKNGYGFVEFDDPRDADDAVCDLNGKDLCGKRVIVEHTIGQRRDGGTRPGRSSRYGRGGGGGGGGGGERFGPPTRTDYRLIVENLSSRCSWQDLKDYMRQAGEVTYADTNKGRKNEGVIEFRQYSDMKRALEKLDGTEVNGRKIRLIEDRPGARRRRSYSRSASRSRSRSRRSRRSRSHSRTSSRSRASGSRSRSRSTSKKTKGRSGRMEESSNGARRGGESARDNSLSPSPPSKKGKRENKRARSYSRSRSRSRSRSKSVNDRDLSRESGSKSQEANKGSDDGRATEKAHRSRAHSRSRSQTPPEADLQRKSRSRSKSKSRSHSRSRSYSRSRSHSRSRS; this is encoded by the exons ATGTCTCGAGTTTACGTGGGAAAATTGAGCTATCGCGCCAGGGAGAAAGATGTAGAAAGGTTTTTTAAAGGCTATGGGAAGATCCTGGAAGTAGACCTGAAAAACGG GTATGGTTTTGTGGAGTTCGATGACCCCCGTGATGCAGATGACGCGGTGTGCGATCTGAACGGTAAAGACCTCTGTGGGAAGCGAGTGATCGTGGAGCACACCATTGGACAGCGGCGTGACGGTGGCACCAGACCTGGAAGAA GTAGTCGGTACGGtcgtggaggaggaggaggaggaggaggtggaggggaAAGGTTCGGCCCACCCACTCGCACAGATTACAGGCTGATTGTGGAGAATCTCTCCAGTCGCTGCAGCTGGCAGGACCTGAAG GACTACATGCGTCAGGCTGGCGAAGTGACTTACGCAGACACTAACAAGGGCCGTAAGAACGAGGGGGTCATCGAGTTCAGGCAGTACTCGGACATGAAGAGAGCCCTGGAGAAACTGGACGGCACCGAGGTCAATGGAAGGAAGATTCGGCTGATCGAGGACCGGCCTGGGGCCAGACGCCGCCGCTCCTACTCCCGCAGCGCCTCAAG GTCTCGCTCCAGGAGCAGGAGGTCCCGCAGGAGCCGAAGCCACAGCCGGACCAGTAGCCGCTCAAG AGCCTCAGGCTCGCGATCACGCAGCAGGTCAACCAGCAAGAAGACGAAGGGCAGGAGCGGTAGGATGGAGGAGAGCAGTAATGGAGCTCGCAGGGGAGGTGAAAGCGCCAGGGATAATAGCCTGAGCCCTAGCCCCCCGAGCAAAAAGGGCAAACGGGAGAACAAGAGGGCTCGCTCTTATTCTAGATCCCGATCCAGGTCCCGATCTCGATCCAAATCCGTGAACGACAGGGATTTGTCCAGAGAGTCTGGGTCCAAATCTCAGGAGGCAAACAAGGGCAGTGATGACGGCCGGGCGACTGAGAAGGCGCACCGCTCTAGAGCTCATTCTCGATCCAGATCACAAACCCCACCAGAAGCTGATCTGCAGAGGAAATCTAGATCCAGATCCAAATCCAAATCTCGCTCTCATTCACGCTCCCGATCTTATTCCCGATCTCGATCCCACTCAAGGTCACgttcttaa